CAATTTGTGTGAAAACCGCTTCATTGATCTTAATTGCACGAGCATTAGCATGCTGTGCTATCACGTTGAGCTTTATGTTAATTGGGTTTTCAATGTTATCAGTTAAATTATTATTTGAATTATCGATTAAGTTATCGATTAAATTATCCGTTAAATGATGGTGTAAGTTATAGC
The sequence above is a segment of the Colwellia sp. 20A7 genome. Coding sequences within it:
- the tusB gene encoding sulfurtransferase complex subunit TusB — translated: MTTLHIVRQSAFTTNDYSQCLQVLGDNDVIVFIDDGCYNLHHHLTDNLIDNLIDNSNNNLTDNIENPINIKLNVIAQHANARAIKINEAVFTQIEMADLVSLTFENDRVITWQ